The window AAATCTGGATGATGCCGTAAAAAGAGAACTTCATGAAGAGGCAGGCATAAAACCCGATTTTTTAGAACAACTTTATACATTTGGTAACGTAGGCCGCGATCCTAGAAATAGAGTGGTTTCTGTGGCTTATCTGGGCCTTGTCAACCCATCTTATCACGAACTTTTTGCAGATTCTGATGCAGATGATGCACAATGGTTTAGTGTAAATGCTCTTCCAACTGTGGCTTTCGACCACAAAAATATTATTGATATTGCCTTAAAAAGACTTCGTACCAAAATTCAATATCAACCGATCGGTTTCAATCTTCTCAATGAAGAATTTCCTTTTTCAGACCTTGAAAACCTTTACAAAACCATTGTAGGGCAGGAGATAGACCGCAGAAATTTCCGTAAAAAAATCATGAGCTATGGATTGCTTAATGAAACCAATAACGTTAAAAAAGAAGGCAGCGGAAGACCCGGAAAACTTTTCACCTTTAATCAGGAAAAATATAAAGAACTGGAAGAACAGGGATTTTATTTCGAAATCAAATAGTTTTAAAACTACAAATTATACTTAAAATCATATGATCAGCTCAATTTGAGCTGATCATTTTGCTTGTTCATAAGGACCCTAAATAAGAAACGCTACTAATACACGAGTCTTTTCAATGTGGTTATATCTTTTAAACCACATTGAAACATAGTTTTTGGGCACTTTATGAATTATGACAATTGTAATTTGTTGAGCAAAAAGTATTTATATTTTGTCAAATCTTGAAATGTAGATAAATTTTACTCTTTGATAATCAGTCTGTTATATTTATTAGTGTAAAATAGACGCAAATAAATTTGGCGGATAAAATGATATTGCATTACATTTGCGTAGAAATAACACAATATGAAATACACCATACAAAATATCAAAGACAGATTTCAGAAAAAAGAAAGGATAAAGTTTTTATTTTTCTGGGGACACACGGTTAAGGATGAAATCACCAAGTCATGCTTTAGCCAATGGTTTACAGGACCTTTTGAAGAAAATGGGATTGTTTACAAAACAGCAGAACATTATATGATGGCTGGTAAAGCAAGATTATTTAATGATGCTGAAATTTTAGAAAAAATATTGAAAGCACCCAGCCCTAACCAGGTGAAATCTTTGGGAAGAAAAGTCAAAAATTTTGATCCGAAACTTTGGGATGAACATAAATATGAGATTGTAAAGCAGGGAAACCTTTTAAAATTCTCACAAAACAAAAAGTATAAAGACTTTCTTTTGTCAACAGGAGATAAAATACTGGTAGAAGCCAGTCCTTATGATACCATTTGGGGAATCGGGATGCTGGAAACAGATTCAAGAGCAGAAAATCCTTTATTATGGAACGGAAAGAACCTTTTAGGATTTGCTTTGATGGAAGTAAGAGATGAATTAAGAGGGTAAAAACACAATAACCAGTCACAGAATATTAATCATGGAAAAAACAGACCTACATCCGCAGATATTCCTAATTGAAGACTTTA of the Chryseobacterium capnotolerans genome contains:
- a CDS encoding NADAR family protein; translation: MKYTIQNIKDRFQKKERIKFLFFWGHTVKDEITKSCFSQWFTGPFEENGIVYKTAEHYMMAGKARLFNDAEILEKILKAPSPNQVKSLGRKVKNFDPKLWDEHKYEIVKQGNLLKFSQNKKYKDFLLSTGDKILVEASPYDTIWGIGMLETDSRAENPLLWNGKNLLGFALMEVRDELRG